One genomic region from Actinocatenispora thailandica encodes:
- a CDS encoding carboxymuconolactone decarboxylase family protein, whose translation MPARMKNPAFVLPGGMKGIGSIVKAVDQSGLSHELQEIVGLRASQINGCSACVHAHTQNLIKAGTSSERIAGVAAWREAPYFSEPERTALQLTESVTRLADRSSEAVGDELWDTAADHFDEQQLAGLILVISVTNLFNRLNATIQEPAGATWG comes from the coding sequence ATGCCCGCGAGAATGAAGAACCCGGCCTTCGTGCTGCCCGGTGGCATGAAAGGCATCGGCAGCATCGTCAAGGCCGTCGACCAGAGCGGCCTGTCGCACGAACTGCAGGAGATCGTGGGCCTGCGAGCCAGCCAGATCAACGGGTGCAGCGCCTGCGTGCACGCCCACACCCAGAACCTGATCAAGGCCGGTACCAGCAGCGAACGGATCGCGGGAGTCGCGGCGTGGCGGGAGGCGCCGTACTTCTCCGAGCCGGAACGTACCGCGCTGCAGCTGACCGAATCGGTGACGCGGCTGGCCGACCGGTCGTCCGAGGCGGTCGGCGACGAGCTGTGGGACACCGCGGCCGACCACTTCGACGAGCAGCAGCTGGCAGGGCTGATCCTGGTCATCTCGGTGACCAACCTGTTCAACCGGCTCAACGCCACCATCCAGGAGCCGGCCGGAGCCACCTGGGGCTGA
- a CDS encoding hemerythrin domain-containing protein: protein MSTLDMTAMYAMHDALRREMTHLARFAGQTGAEPRRILATAAGWDLFKTSLHIHHTAEDDALWPAMRQQLADRPDELALLDAMEAEHAAIDPILQAIDAAVAEPEAPLGDLLDALVTGLDAHLKHEEGAALPVIGAFVTPEQWAQFGQVHAQRIGPNAPRLLPWLLDGADERVRATMLAPLPKPAYQAYLTQWQPAYEALELWQHG from the coding sequence TTGAGCACTCTCGACATGACGGCGATGTACGCCATGCACGACGCGCTGCGCCGGGAAATGACCCACCTGGCCCGGTTCGCCGGGCAGACCGGTGCCGAGCCCCGACGGATCCTGGCCACGGCCGCGGGCTGGGACCTGTTCAAGACGTCGCTGCACATCCATCACACGGCCGAGGACGACGCGCTGTGGCCGGCGATGCGGCAACAGCTGGCCGACCGGCCCGACGAGTTGGCGCTGCTGGATGCGATGGAGGCCGAGCACGCGGCGATCGATCCGATCCTGCAGGCCATCGATGCCGCGGTGGCCGAGCCGGAGGCGCCGCTGGGCGACCTGCTCGACGCGCTGGTCACCGGCCTCGACGCCCACCTGAAGCACGAGGAGGGCGCGGCGCTGCCGGTGATCGGGGCGTTCGTGACGCCGGAGCAGTGGGCGCAGTTCGGCCAGGTGCACGCCCAGCGGATCGGGCCGAACGCGCCCCGGCTGCTGCCATGGTTGCTGGACGGGGCCGACGAGCGGGTACGCGCCACGATGCTCGCACCGTTGCCGAAGCCGGCGTACCAGGCGTACCTGACGCAGTGGCAGCCCGCGTACGAGGCACTGGAGCTGTGGCAACACGGGTGA
- a CDS encoding AraC family transcriptional regulator: MIDGTIPSRQARVLLGALRRAGLGEGSRARLPELAADVLVDELARPSTSSAIQLWREFTLLPDDSFIDLFPAGQLPLGAFGVWDYLYTAGDDLAGSIRLATAHTGNLADPALERLDLVESDGLLTLQRANSVPGDPDVAAVIEQFAMLLYLTRSRDATGRMLTPVRVSFTQRAPRRHGNLARALGTGTIEFDAEYNSMTLRGDDGRLEIPQFRPGLGEVLGRHAEMLLTASRPVRSWQAGFRTVLRRSFDGREVSLDAVARRMSISTRTLQRRLADHHTTWREEVEAARRDVATTLLRDSPLPVAAIAARVGYSDVRTLRRAVHRWHGRSPSALRAA, encoded by the coding sequence GTGATCGATGGAACGATCCCGAGCCGGCAGGCCCGGGTGTTGCTCGGGGCGCTGCGCCGCGCCGGGCTGGGGGAGGGCAGCCGGGCCCGGCTGCCCGAGCTGGCCGCCGACGTGCTGGTCGACGAGCTCGCCCGCCCGTCGACCTCCAGCGCCATCCAGCTGTGGCGCGAGTTCACCCTGCTGCCCGATGACAGCTTCATCGACCTGTTCCCCGCCGGCCAGTTGCCGCTGGGCGCGTTCGGCGTCTGGGACTACCTCTACACCGCCGGCGACGACCTCGCCGGCTCCATCCGGCTGGCCACCGCGCACACCGGCAACCTCGCCGACCCCGCCCTCGAACGACTCGACCTCGTCGAGTCCGACGGGCTGCTGACCCTGCAACGCGCCAACAGCGTCCCCGGTGACCCGGACGTCGCGGCGGTGATCGAACAGTTCGCCATGCTGCTGTACCTGACCCGCTCCCGCGACGCGACCGGTCGGATGCTGACCCCGGTGCGGGTCAGCTTCACCCAGCGCGCGCCGCGCCGGCACGGCAACCTGGCCCGCGCCCTGGGCACCGGCACCATCGAGTTCGACGCCGAGTACAACTCGATGACGCTGCGCGGCGACGACGGGCGGCTCGAGATCCCCCAGTTCCGGCCGGGGTTGGGCGAGGTACTGGGCAGGCACGCCGAGATGCTGCTGACCGCGTCGCGGCCGGTCCGATCCTGGCAGGCGGGTTTTCGCACCGTGCTGCGCCGCAGCTTCGACGGCCGCGAGGTCTCCCTCGACGCGGTGGCCCGCCGGATGAGCATCAGCACCCGCACCCTGCAGCGCCGGCTCGCCGACCATCACACCACCTGGCGCGAGGAGGTGGAGGCGGCCCGCCGCGACGTGGCGACCACCCTGCTGCGCGACAGCCCGCTGCCGGTGGCCGCGATCGCCGCCCGCGTCGGTTACAGCGACGTACGCACGCTGCGCCGCGCGGTCCACCGCTGGCACGGCCGCTCGCCCAGCGCGCTGCGAGCCGCCTGA
- a CDS encoding 4-oxalocrotonate tautomerase family protein — translation MPFANFKVPAGTITTEQKQQIVQRATDLYAEIYGERARASTVVLVDEVADGGWGVGGTVLTAAMLNGER, via the coding sequence ATGCCGTTCGCGAACTTCAAGGTGCCGGCCGGCACCATCACCACCGAGCAGAAGCAGCAGATCGTGCAGCGCGCGACCGACCTGTACGCGGAGATCTACGGGGAACGCGCCCGGGCCAGCACCGTCGTCCTGGTCGACGAGGTGGCCGACGGCGGTTGGGGTGTCGGCGGCACCGTCCTGACCGCCGCCATGCTCAACGGCGAGCGCTGA
- a CDS encoding SDR family oxidoreductase, with product MTTSNNSPRVAIVTGGSRGIGRAVALRLAADGLPVAVGFASNRKEADTTVEEIEALGGRAVAVAADVAEPDAVAALFDTAEQSFGGVDVVVHAAGRLALSTVADLDLDLLDDLHRTNIRGTFVVAQQAARRLRPGGALITFSTSVVGLQFPSYGPYAASKGAVEALTLILARELRGRDVTVNAVAPGPTATDLFLDGKDQQTIDRLAQQAPLERLGTPTDIAAVTAFLASPDGHWVNGQTVRANGGIV from the coding sequence ATGACCACATCGAACAACTCTCCCCGGGTCGCGATCGTCACCGGGGGATCGCGCGGTATCGGCCGGGCCGTCGCGCTCCGGCTCGCCGCCGACGGCCTGCCGGTCGCCGTCGGTTTCGCCAGCAACCGGAAAGAAGCCGACACAACGGTCGAGGAGATCGAGGCCCTCGGCGGCCGGGCCGTCGCGGTCGCGGCCGACGTCGCCGAGCCCGATGCCGTCGCGGCGCTGTTCGACACCGCCGAGCAGAGCTTCGGCGGTGTCGACGTCGTCGTACACGCCGCGGGGCGGCTGGCCCTGTCCACGGTCGCCGATCTCGATCTCGACCTGCTCGACGACCTGCACCGGACCAACATCCGGGGCACGTTCGTCGTCGCGCAGCAGGCGGCGCGGCGGCTGCGGCCCGGTGGCGCCCTGATCACCTTCTCCACCTCGGTGGTCGGGCTGCAGTTCCCGAGCTACGGGCCGTACGCGGCCAGCAAGGGAGCCGTCGAGGCGCTGACCCTGATCCTGGCCCGCGAGCTGCGCGGCCGGGATGTGACGGTCAACGCGGTGGCGCCCGGGCCGACCGCGACCGACCTGTTCCTGGACGGCAAGGACCAGCAGACGATCGACCGGCTCGCCCAGCAGGCGCCGCTGGAACGGCTGGGTACCCCGACCGACATCGCGGCCGTCACCGCGTTCCTGGCCTCGCCGGACGGGCACTGGGTCAACGGTCAGACCGTGCGCGCCAACGGCGGAATCGTCTGA
- a CDS encoding helix-turn-helix transcriptional regulator, which yields MARTDKLAELGAFLRSRRDRIRPADVGLPHGPRRRVPGLRRDEVAVLAGASVEYYTELERGAGAQPSEQMLAALARALRLTADERDHLYHLADRPVPVQGGPASHVHPGMLDLLDRLQTTPAQVITDLHVTLVQNPLAVALLGDQSGYRGRSASFVHRWFTDPEARALYPAEDHETQSRSFTADLRAAAARRDANDTEAADLIRELSAGSPEFARLWAEHEVGFRRDDRKRIVHPSLGLIEVNCLNLFSEDGRQRLLWFTPAVGTDGAAKLDLLSVVGVQAMAPDRA from the coding sequence ATGGCCCGCACCGACAAGCTCGCCGAACTGGGCGCGTTCCTGCGCTCCCGCCGGGATCGCATCCGCCCGGCCGACGTCGGGCTGCCGCACGGACCGCGGCGCCGGGTGCCGGGACTGCGGCGCGACGAGGTGGCCGTCCTCGCCGGAGCCTCCGTGGAGTACTACACCGAGCTGGAACGCGGTGCCGGCGCCCAGCCGTCCGAACAGATGCTCGCCGCGCTGGCCCGCGCGCTGCGGCTGACCGCCGACGAGCGCGACCACCTCTACCACCTGGCCGACCGGCCGGTACCGGTGCAGGGCGGCCCGGCCTCGCACGTCCATCCCGGCATGCTCGACCTGCTCGACCGGCTGCAGACGACACCGGCACAGGTCATCACCGACCTGCACGTGACACTGGTGCAGAACCCGCTGGCGGTCGCCCTGCTCGGAGACCAGTCGGGCTACCGGGGCCGGTCGGCCAGCTTCGTGCACCGCTGGTTCACCGACCCCGAGGCCCGTGCGCTCTATCCGGCCGAGGACCACGAGACGCAGTCCCGGTCGTTCACCGCGGACCTGCGCGCGGCGGCGGCCCGGCGGGACGCGAACGACACCGAGGCCGCCGACCTGATCCGGGAGCTGTCCGCCGGCTCACCGGAGTTCGCACGGCTGTGGGCCGAGCACGAGGTCGGGTTCCGGCGCGACGACCGCAAGCGGATCGTGCATCCCAGCCTCGGCCTGATCGAGGTCAACTGCCTCAACCTGTTCAGCGAGGACGGCCGGCAGCGGCTGCTGTGGTTCACCCCGGCCGTCGGTACCGACGGCGCGGCCAAGCTCGACCTGCTGTCCGTCGTCGGCGTACAGGCCATGGCCCCCGACCGGGCCTGA
- a CDS encoding cyclase family protein, protein MTLQRQVPAQDEVLGYFDTLSNWGRWGDDDQRGALNHITDGVRLAAARAVRHGRSVSCGWEVAVPAEMERSTTACPRAAEMPGAENMPAAFHRDRRWGFSNERLGILFHGNTITHLDSPCHLFWDGAMYNGRSHSLVDAATGSAWAAVTAAANGIVTRGVLLDIAGVRDVPWLEPGQGVFPDDLEEAERRQGVRVRPGDAVLLRTGYGRARHEAGPAGGVTQAGWHASCLPWLQERQVALIGADTPQDVQPSGYDDVLMPVHAVGLVAMGLWLLDNCDLEDCAATAAELDQWDFQLAVAPVRFAGTSGSPVNPIATF, encoded by the coding sequence ATGACGCTGCAGCGACAGGTACCCGCGCAGGACGAGGTGCTCGGGTACTTCGACACGCTGTCCAACTGGGGACGCTGGGGTGACGACGACCAGCGCGGCGCCCTCAACCACATCACCGACGGCGTCCGGCTGGCGGCGGCGCGGGCCGTGCGCCACGGCCGGAGCGTGTCGTGCGGGTGGGAGGTTGCGGTACCGGCGGAGATGGAGCGGTCGACGACGGCGTGCCCGCGTGCCGCCGAGATGCCCGGTGCCGAGAACATGCCGGCGGCGTTCCACCGCGACCGGCGGTGGGGCTTCTCGAACGAGCGGCTCGGCATCCTGTTCCACGGCAACACCATCACCCACCTCGACTCGCCGTGCCACCTGTTCTGGGACGGCGCGATGTACAACGGTCGGTCGCACTCGCTGGTCGACGCCGCGACGGGATCGGCGTGGGCGGCCGTCACGGCGGCGGCGAACGGGATCGTCACGCGTGGCGTCCTGCTGGACATCGCCGGAGTCCGGGACGTGCCGTGGTTGGAGCCGGGGCAGGGGGTGTTTCCCGACGATCTGGAGGAGGCCGAGCGTCGCCAGGGTGTGCGGGTGCGGCCCGGCGATGCGGTCCTGCTGCGCACCGGCTACGGCCGCGCCCGCCACGAGGCCGGCCCGGCCGGCGGTGTCACGCAGGCCGGCTGGCACGCGTCCTGCCTGCCGTGGCTGCAGGAACGGCAGGTGGCGCTGATCGGCGCCGACACTCCCCAGGACGTTCAACCGTCCGGATACGACGACGTGTTGATGCCGGTGCACGCCGTGGGGCTGGTGGCGATGGGGTTGTGGCTGCTCGACAACTGCGATCTGGAGGACTGCGCGGCGACGGCCGCCGAGCTCGACCAGTGGGACTTCCAGCTCGCCGTCGCGCCGGTCCGCTTCGCCGGCACCTCCGGCAGCCCGGTCAACCCGATCGCCACCTTCTGA
- a CDS encoding LysR family transcriptional regulator, which produces MPDLDLRVVRYFVAVAEHEHFGRAASALHVAQPSLSRQIRQLEHQLGVALLDRTPRGTRLTPAGQSFLERARQLLGDAEAAVASARAAAKPDALAVGFGGDLIVTPIVRELAHRFPETQVTARHIEARHVREALVHHELDVVVARTPFDTAGLAVQVLYDEPRVLVVPVGHRLAGKESVVLADFADEPLVGVQDPDADAFWRVLPRPDGRVPPPGPLINDPEDKFEHVASGRALTLAPASRTGPQRRSDITAVPVADIPPLQVVIAHRDGEDGPLLRAFCRAARAQLTGAPRE; this is translated from the coding sequence GTGCCGGATCTGGATTTGCGGGTGGTCCGCTACTTCGTGGCGGTCGCCGAGCACGAGCATTTCGGCCGCGCGGCGAGCGCGCTGCATGTCGCGCAGCCGAGCCTGAGCCGGCAGATTCGACAGCTCGAACACCAGCTCGGTGTCGCGCTTCTGGACCGGACGCCTCGCGGCACCCGGCTCACCCCGGCCGGCCAGAGCTTCCTGGAGCGGGCGCGGCAGCTGCTCGGGGACGCCGAGGCCGCCGTCGCGAGCGCCCGCGCCGCCGCGAAGCCGGACGCCCTGGCGGTCGGCTTCGGCGGCGATCTGATCGTGACGCCGATCGTCCGCGAGCTGGCGCACCGGTTCCCCGAGACCCAGGTCACGGCCCGCCACATCGAGGCGCGCCACGTCCGCGAGGCGCTGGTGCACCACGAGCTGGACGTCGTCGTCGCCCGCACACCGTTCGACACCGCGGGGCTCGCCGTGCAGGTGCTCTACGACGAGCCTCGGGTGCTCGTCGTGCCGGTCGGCCACCGGCTCGCGGGCAAGGAGAGCGTCGTGCTGGCCGACTTCGCCGACGAGCCACTGGTCGGGGTGCAGGATCCGGACGCGGACGCGTTCTGGCGGGTCCTGCCCCGGCCCGACGGTCGGGTCCCGCCGCCCGGCCCGCTCATCAACGACCCGGAGGACAAGTTCGAGCACGTCGCGTCCGGCCGAGCCCTCACCCTCGCGCCGGCCAGCCGCACGGGTCCGCAGCGCCGTTCCGACATCACCGCCGTGCCGGTCGCCGACATCCCACCGCTGCAGGTGGTCATCGCGCATCGGGATGGCGAGGACGGTCCGCTGCTGCGGGCGTTCTGCCGCGCGGCGCGGGCCCAGTTGACCGGTGCACCAAGGGAATGA
- a CDS encoding SDR family oxidoreductase: MEFFVTGASGYVGQGVVRELISAGHRVTGLARSPAGAARIEALGARAVAGTLDEPAAVADLARAAEGVAHLGYKTDDTTDLAGSGRADAAVIAAIGDALAGTGKPLVTTSGTLLVGAAGSLATERLAADFRTPLGAARGPSEEATLALADRGVRSAVVRLAPTVHSDADVRGFVSTLIGVARRAGVSGYVGDGEQRWPSVHRADAAVLYRLALEHAPAGTRLHGVAEQGVRIREIAEAIGQLVGVPTASVPAERAADHFGWLGHLVQLDNPVSSEATRELLGWHPDQPSLIDEIGGGAYDGLLSVANRR; the protein is encoded by the coding sequence ATGGAGTTCTTCGTGACAGGGGCAAGCGGGTACGTCGGTCAGGGTGTGGTGCGGGAACTGATCTCGGCCGGGCACCGGGTGACCGGCCTAGCCCGCAGTCCAGCAGGTGCCGCACGGATCGAGGCACTCGGAGCCCGTGCCGTGGCGGGGACGCTGGACGAGCCGGCGGCCGTGGCCGACCTCGCCCGCGCCGCCGAGGGCGTCGCCCACCTCGGCTACAAGACCGACGACACGACCGATCTGGCCGGCAGCGGTCGCGCGGACGCAGCCGTCATCGCGGCGATCGGCGACGCGTTGGCGGGTACCGGCAAGCCGCTCGTGACCACCTCGGGCACCCTGCTGGTCGGTGCTGCCGGCAGCCTCGCCACCGAGCGGCTGGCCGCCGACTTCCGTACTCCGCTCGGGGCGGCGCGCGGCCCGTCGGAGGAGGCGACGCTGGCGCTGGCCGACCGCGGAGTCCGCAGCGCCGTGGTGCGCCTCGCCCCGACGGTGCACAGCGACGCGGACGTACGTGGCTTCGTCTCCACGCTGATCGGCGTGGCGCGCCGGGCCGGCGTCTCGGGGTACGTCGGGGACGGCGAGCAGCGCTGGCCGTCGGTGCATCGCGCGGACGCGGCGGTGCTCTACCGCCTCGCTCTGGAACACGCCCCGGCCGGTACCCGGCTGCACGGCGTCGCCGAGCAGGGCGTACGGATCCGCGAGATCGCCGAGGCGATCGGCCAGCTGGTCGGCGTACCGACGGCGTCGGTGCCAGCCGAGCGGGCCGCCGACCACTTCGGGTGGCTCGGGCACCTCGTGCAGCTGGACAATCCGGTCTCCTCCGAGGCGACCCGAGAGCTGCTCGGCTGGCACCCGGACCAGCCCTCGCTGATCGACGAGATCGGCGGTGGCGCCTACGACGGCCTGCTCAGCGTGGCGAACCGACGGTGA
- a CDS encoding spermidine synthase, which translates to MSARFAELDWQQTPIGAVSLRRRVEPTLRVELYEVKLDDEYLMSSLFTDGEVALADLALAELPGDRLDVVVGGLGLGYTARAALADPRVASLMVVELLEPVLDWHRRGLLPAAASLTTDARCRLVRGDFFELAADAAGFDPDVPGRRVDAILLDIDHSPSHLLDDRSATFYSPAGLRRLVAHLRPGGVFGLWSNDPPDTAVTAMLAEVFRGAAAHVVRFANPLQGGEATNTVYLATA; encoded by the coding sequence GTGAGCGCGCGGTTTGCCGAGCTGGACTGGCAGCAGACACCGATCGGAGCGGTCAGCCTGCGGCGGCGGGTGGAGCCGACCCTTCGGGTGGAGCTGTACGAGGTCAAGCTCGACGACGAGTACCTGATGTCGAGCCTGTTCACCGACGGCGAGGTGGCGCTCGCCGACCTCGCCCTGGCGGAGCTGCCTGGTGACCGGCTGGACGTGGTGGTCGGTGGCCTCGGACTCGGATACACCGCACGGGCCGCCCTGGCCGATCCGCGGGTGGCGTCGCTGATGGTGGTGGAACTGCTGGAACCGGTGCTCGACTGGCACCGGCGCGGCCTGCTACCGGCGGCGGCGTCCCTGACCACCGATGCCCGCTGCCGCCTGGTCCGCGGAGACTTCTTCGAGCTGGCCGCGGACGCAGCTGGCTTCGACCCGGACGTGCCGGGCCGGCGGGTCGACGCGATCCTGCTCGACATCGACCACTCGCCCAGCCACCTTCTCGACGACCGCAGCGCCACGTTCTACTCGCCGGCAGGACTGCGCCGTCTGGTCGCCCACCTGCGTCCGGGTGGGGTGTTCGGGTTGTGGTCCAACGACCCGCCGGACACCGCCGTCACCGCCATGCTCGCCGAGGTGTTCCGCGGCGCGGCTGCACACGTCGTACGGTTCGCCAACCCGCTGCAGGGCGGCGAGGCGACCAACACCGTCTACCTCGCCACCGCGTAG
- a CDS encoding MerR family transcriptional regulator, which yields MEQAHIRIGEVSVRTGLSLRTIRWYDEVGLVVPSARSRGGFRLYTEADVQRLNLIKQMKPLEFSLQEMRDLLGVVDRLAATDDAPARAALRDRLEMYQHAVAARIDALREQLTTAERFAAQLRSAAGQAPGPADAPGRRAHGAAEDGSSR from the coding sequence GTGGAACAGGCGCACATCCGGATCGGCGAGGTGTCGGTGCGCACCGGCCTGTCACTGCGCACGATCCGGTGGTACGACGAGGTCGGACTCGTGGTGCCCTCGGCGCGCAGTCGCGGCGGCTTCCGGCTCTACACCGAGGCCGACGTGCAACGGCTGAACCTGATCAAGCAGATGAAACCGTTGGAGTTCAGCCTGCAGGAGATGCGCGATCTGCTCGGCGTGGTGGATCGCCTGGCCGCCACCGACGACGCCCCGGCTCGGGCCGCGTTGCGCGATCGGCTGGAGATGTACCAGCACGCGGTGGCCGCCCGCATCGACGCGCTGCGCGAGCAACTGACCACGGCGGAACGTTTCGCCGCTCAACTGCGCTCCGCGGCCGGCCAGGCGCCCGGTCCGGCGGACGCACCGGGCCGGCGCGCCCATGGCGCGGCCGAGGACGGGAGCAGCCGCTGA
- a CDS encoding SulP family inorganic anion transporter: MHSPFTAARLPRPAWLSPRVFRIEVLAGLVVALALIPEAISFSIVAGVDPRIGLFASFTMAVSTALVGGRPAMISAATGSVALVVAPLSREHGVDYLIAAVLLGGLIQVVLGVLGVAKLMRYVPRSVMTGFVNALAILIFLAQLPNLRHVPWPVYPLVAAGLAIILLFPKLTRVIPAPLVAIVALTVLTVLAGVSVPTVGDMGRLPDTLPAPGLPNVPLTVHTLTVIAPYALGIALVGLLESLMTAKLVDDVTDTRSSKTRESWGQGVANIVTGLFGGMGGCAMIGQTMINVRSGARTRLSTFLAGTFLLILVVALGPIVGMIPMAALVAVMVLVSVGTFDWHSIKPATLKRLPAGETIVMALTVAVVVATSNLAIGVVVGVLAAMVIFARRVARLVQVSSVDDPDGGQRIYAVTGELFFASSNQLYEQFDYAGDPDTVLIDMTDAHIWDASSVAALDAITTKYQHHGKTATIVGLNQPSATLHTRLAGTLSSGH; the protein is encoded by the coding sequence ATGCACTCACCGTTCACCGCTGCCCGCCTGCCCCGGCCCGCCTGGCTGTCACCCCGCGTGTTCCGCATCGAGGTACTCGCCGGCCTCGTCGTCGCGCTGGCGCTGATCCCGGAGGCGATCTCGTTCTCGATCGTGGCCGGCGTCGATCCGCGGATCGGACTGTTCGCCTCCTTCACGATGGCCGTGTCCACCGCGCTGGTCGGCGGCCGGCCCGCGATGATCTCCGCGGCGACCGGATCGGTGGCGCTGGTGGTCGCGCCGCTGTCGCGCGAGCACGGGGTGGACTACCTGATCGCCGCCGTGTTGCTCGGCGGGCTGATCCAGGTCGTGCTCGGCGTGCTCGGGGTGGCGAAACTGATGCGCTACGTGCCGCGCAGCGTCATGACCGGCTTCGTCAACGCCCTGGCGATCCTGATCTTCCTCGCCCAACTGCCCAATCTGCGGCACGTGCCGTGGCCGGTGTATCCGCTCGTCGCAGCGGGCCTCGCGATCATCCTGCTGTTCCCGAAACTGACCAGGGTGATCCCGGCTCCGCTGGTGGCGATCGTGGCACTGACCGTGCTCACCGTTCTCGCCGGCGTCTCGGTACCCACCGTCGGCGACATGGGCCGGCTGCCGGACACCCTTCCGGCACCCGGCCTGCCGAACGTGCCGTTGACCGTGCACACCCTGACCGTGATCGCCCCGTACGCGCTGGGCATCGCGCTGGTCGGGCTGCTGGAATCGCTGATGACCGCGAAGCTGGTCGACGACGTCACCGACACCCGCTCGTCCAAGACCCGCGAGTCGTGGGGGCAGGGCGTGGCCAACATCGTCACCGGCCTGTTCGGCGGCATGGGCGGCTGCGCCATGATCGGCCAGACCATGATCAACGTACGATCCGGTGCCCGCACCCGGCTGTCCACCTTCCTCGCCGGCACCTTCCTGCTGATCCTGGTGGTGGCGCTGGGCCCGATCGTCGGCATGATCCCGATGGCGGCACTGGTCGCCGTGATGGTCCTGGTGTCGGTCGGCACCTTCGACTGGCACAGCATCAAACCCGCCACCCTCAAGCGCTTGCCGGCCGGCGAGACGATCGTCATGGCTCTGACCGTTGCGGTCGTCGTGGCCACCAGCAACCTCGCCATCGGCGTCGTGGTCGGCGTGCTCGCCGCCATGGTCATCTTCGCCCGCCGCGTCGCCCGGCTGGTCCAGGTGTCCAGTGTGGACGACCCGGACGGCGGGCAGCGCATCTACGCGGTCACCGGCGAGCTGTTCTTCGCCTCCAGCAACCAGCTCTACGAGCAGTTCGACTACGCCGGCGACCCGGACACCGTGCTGATCGACATGACCGACGCGCACATCTGGGACGCCTCCTCGGTCGCGGCTCTCGACGCCATCACCACCAAGTACCAGCACCACGGCAAGACCGCCACCATCGTCGGCCTCAACCAACCCAGCGCCACCCTGCACACCCGGCTCGCCGGCACCCTCAGCTCGGGCCACTAG
- a CDS encoding TolB family protein → MTRIDDALRDTLQTLAGQAREADLGPAALRQARRRRRRRLAGTGAAAAVVLAAAITPVVAQHANAPETAAPRPHRTSAGPVPTETPAVVPPTAYPSGGVALPKRLFTVNGYAVTGWASQQGTPTYPSVLWDGVHRRYVKVDYSSAVPSPNGRQAVVIGQSMPYRPGMLDFATGTVTPLSIPGYEPSSPQWSPDGRTVLFTVTQKDDPSHFLGFALLDAATGKATVHWIDSQRFDSSQAVLSWNRDGTRIVLTVADRAHMSEATPDRVDHLQLFDRNGRPRQKLPVRGLVYGAASWSPDGRYVLAQGVTTRSGPGSTQLQVVRTSTGKVVARIAGGERGWQTPGVWLDDRRALVPTSAGGPLRTVDALTAVTVGGGQRVLGYLPNVYPAGVAHGTLTWRRR, encoded by the coding sequence ATGACACGAATCGACGACGCGCTGCGCGACACGCTCCAGACCCTCGCCGGGCAGGCCCGGGAGGCGGACCTCGGGCCGGCGGCGTTGCGGCAGGCGCGCCGGCGCCGCCGCCGGCGGCTGGCCGGGACCGGCGCCGCCGCGGCGGTCGTACTGGCGGCGGCGATCACGCCGGTCGTCGCGCAGCACGCCAACGCGCCCGAGACCGCCGCGCCCCGGCCGCACCGCACGTCGGCCGGCCCGGTACCGACCGAGACGCCCGCTGTCGTGCCGCCCACGGCCTACCCGAGCGGCGGTGTCGCGCTGCCGAAGCGCCTGTTCACGGTGAACGGCTACGCGGTGACCGGCTGGGCCAGCCAGCAGGGCACGCCCACCTATCCGAGCGTGCTGTGGGACGGTGTCCACCGCCGGTACGTCAAGGTCGACTACTCCAGCGCGGTGCCCTCGCCGAACGGCCGGCAGGCCGTGGTCATCGGGCAGTCGATGCCCTACCGGCCCGGCATGCTGGACTTCGCGACCGGCACGGTGACACCCCTGTCGATCCCCGGGTACGAGCCGTCGTCGCCGCAGTGGTCGCCGGACGGCAGGACCGTGCTGTTCACGGTGACGCAGAAGGACGATCCCAGCCACTTCCTCGGGTTCGCCCTGCTCGACGCGGCCACCGGCAAGGCCACCGTGCACTGGATCGACTCGCAACGGTTCGACAGCAGCCAGGCGGTGCTGTCCTGGAACCGGGACGGCACCCGCATCGTGCTCACCGTCGCCGACCGGGCGCACATGTCCGAGGCGACCCCGGACCGGGTGGACCACCTGCAGCTGTTCGACCGGAATGGCCGGCCCCGCCAGAAGCTGCCGGTCCGCGGCCTGGTCTACGGCGCGGCCAGCTGGTCCCCGGACGGCCGGTACGTGCTCGCCCAGGGTGTCACGACCCGCTCCGGCCCCGGCAGCACCCAGTTGCAGGTGGTGCGCACGAGCACCGGCAAGGTCGTCGCCCGGATCGCCGGCGGCGAGCGGGGATGGCAGACACCCGGTGTGTGGCTGGACGACCGCCGGGCCCTGGTGCCGACCTCCGCCGGCGGCCCGCTCCGCACCGTGGACGCGTTGACCGCCGTCACGGTCGGCGGCGGGCAACGTGTCCTGGGCTACCTGCCGAACGTGTACCCGGCCGGCGTGGCGCACGGCACCCTGACCTGGCGCCGCCGCTGA